A single genomic interval of Saccharothrix saharensis harbors:
- a CDS encoding ABC transporter permease: MLRFIVRRLLQAIPTLLILSLLVFVWLRSLPGGPSGALLGDKATPEKIEALNKVLGLDQPIYIQYFKFLGRILSGDFGSSLISGEPVVAEISRALPATIELSLAALLFAVVLGIPLGYLAASNRGRFLDNSTVIGTLVGVAVPVFFLGILLKQLFAQDLALFPPSGRQDVTIDPTHVTNFAVLDGLLTQEWDAAADALWHLVLPAIALGTIPLAVIVRITRASVLDVLNEDFVRTANAKGLQATLIRRRHVLRNAMLPVSTTIGLQTGLLLGGAVLTERVFVWGGLGSLLAQGIERRDYPRLQALLLLAAVVYVLVNLLVDISYAIIDPRVRAS; this comes from the coding sequence ATGCTGCGATTCATAGTCCGACGCCTGCTGCAGGCGATCCCCACACTGCTGATCCTGTCGCTGCTGGTCTTCGTCTGGTTGCGGTCGCTGCCCGGGGGACCCTCGGGTGCCCTGCTCGGCGACAAGGCGACCCCGGAGAAGATCGAGGCGCTCAACAAGGTCCTCGGTCTCGACCAGCCGATCTACATCCAGTACTTCAAGTTCCTGGGCCGCATCCTCAGCGGCGACTTCGGCAGCTCGCTGATCAGCGGCGAGCCGGTGGTGGCCGAGATCAGCCGCGCGCTGCCCGCCACCATCGAGCTGTCGCTGGCCGCGCTGCTGTTCGCCGTGGTGCTGGGCATCCCGCTCGGCTACCTGGCGGCCAGCAACCGGGGCCGGTTCCTGGACAACTCCACCGTCATCGGCACGCTGGTCGGCGTGGCCGTGCCGGTGTTCTTCCTCGGCATCCTGCTCAAGCAGCTCTTCGCGCAGGACCTGGCGCTGTTCCCGCCGTCGGGCCGGCAGGACGTCACGATCGACCCGACGCACGTGACGAACTTCGCCGTGCTGGACGGCCTGCTCACCCAGGAGTGGGACGCCGCGGCCGACGCGCTGTGGCACCTGGTGCTGCCCGCCATCGCGCTGGGCACCATCCCGCTCGCGGTGATCGTGCGCATCACCCGCGCCTCGGTGCTCGACGTGCTGAACGAGGACTTCGTCCGCACGGCGAACGCCAAGGGCCTGCAGGCGACGCTGATCCGGCGCCGGCACGTGCTGCGCAACGCGATGCTGCCGGTGTCCACGACGATCGGCCTGCAGACCGGCCTGCTGCTGGGCGGCGCGGTGCTCACCGAGCGGGTGTTCGTGTGGGGCGGGCTGGGGTCGCTGCTGGCCCAGGGGATCGAGCGCCGGGACTACCCGCGGTTGCAGGCGTTGCTGCTGCTCGCGGCCGTGGTCTACGTCCTCGTGAACCTGCTGGTCGACATCTCCTACGCGATCATCGACCCGAGGGTGCGGGCATCATGA
- a CDS encoding ABC transporter substrate-binding protein, with translation MLQFRTARRRWLAAIGLTGVAALALSACAQSERTDDSGSGKVGGTMVFGAAGEPKNFDPIFNDDGESFRPIRQMFDTLVTYKRGTADLAPGLAEKWTPSEDGTSWTFDLRKNVKFHDGTPFNAEAVCFNFDRWFNMKGAAAQSQMIYYGDVFEGFAKNEGDAAGDPVYKSCEAKDEHTAVLNLNKYKGAFPAAFGLTALSISSPEALTKYDADNVAQSGDSFTYPAYATEHPTGTGAFKLEKFDKANKTITLVRNDDYWGEKAKLDKLIFKIIPDENARKQELKAGTIDGYDFPSPADYNSLKSDGFNVTPRPAFNILYLGINGANNPALKDLRVRQAIAHAVNRDQLVKTKLPLGAEVATQFMPKTVAGYADDVQQYPHDVAKAKELLTQAGVSDLTLNFYVPTEVSRPYMPNPSEIAAVIADDLKAAGINAQIVSRPWNGGYKDDVQKLGKHDLHLLGWTGDYNDAGNFVGTFFGREKKEFGFADQGMFDAIAAADAVVDQDKHADAYKQVNRDIMSKYLPAIPVSHSPPAIVVSSKITGLVPSPLTDERFDTVSKG, from the coding sequence ATGCTTCAATTTCGAACGGCCCGGCGCCGATGGTTGGCCGCGATCGGCCTGACCGGCGTCGCGGCACTGGCACTGTCGGCCTGTGCCCAATCCGAGCGCACGGACGACTCGGGGTCCGGCAAGGTCGGCGGCACGATGGTCTTCGGCGCCGCGGGCGAGCCCAAGAACTTCGACCCGATCTTCAACGACGACGGCGAGAGCTTCCGCCCCATCCGCCAGATGTTCGACACGCTGGTCACCTACAAGCGTGGCACCGCCGACCTCGCTCCGGGTCTCGCGGAGAAGTGGACGCCCAGCGAAGACGGCACGTCCTGGACGTTCGACCTGCGCAAGAACGTCAAGTTCCACGACGGCACGCCGTTCAACGCCGAGGCCGTGTGCTTCAACTTCGACCGCTGGTTCAACATGAAGGGCGCCGCCGCCCAGAGCCAGATGATCTACTACGGCGACGTCTTCGAGGGCTTCGCCAAGAACGAGGGCGACGCGGCCGGTGACCCGGTCTACAAGTCCTGCGAGGCCAAGGACGAGCACACCGCGGTCCTGAACCTGAACAAGTACAAGGGCGCCTTCCCGGCCGCGTTCGGTTTGACCGCGCTGTCCATCTCCAGCCCCGAGGCGCTGACGAAGTACGACGCGGACAACGTCGCGCAGTCCGGCGACTCGTTCACCTACCCGGCTTACGCCACCGAGCACCCGACCGGGACCGGCGCGTTCAAGCTGGAGAAGTTCGACAAGGCCAACAAGACCATCACCCTGGTCCGCAACGACGACTACTGGGGCGAGAAGGCCAAGCTCGACAAGCTGATCTTCAAGATCATTCCGGACGAGAACGCGCGCAAGCAGGAGCTCAAGGCCGGCACGATCGACGGCTACGACTTCCCGAGCCCGGCCGACTACAACTCGCTGAAGTCCGACGGCTTCAACGTCACGCCGCGGCCCGCGTTCAACATCCTGTACCTGGGCATCAACGGCGCGAACAACCCGGCGCTGAAGGACCTGCGGGTCCGCCAGGCCATCGCCCACGCGGTCAACCGCGACCAGCTGGTGAAGACCAAGCTGCCGCTGGGCGCCGAGGTGGCGACGCAGTTCATGCCGAAGACGGTCGCGGGCTACGCCGACGACGTGCAGCAGTACCCGCACGACGTGGCCAAGGCCAAGGAGCTGCTGACGCAGGCGGGCGTGTCGGACCTGACGCTGAACTTCTACGTGCCCACCGAGGTCAGCCGGCCGTACATGCCGAACCCGTCCGAGATCGCGGCCGTGATCGCGGACGACCTGAAGGCCGCGGGCATCAACGCCCAGATCGTGTCCCGCCCGTGGAACGGCGGCTACAAGGACGACGTGCAGAAGCTCGGCAAGCACGACCTGCACCTGCTCGGCTGGACCGGTGACTACAACGACGCCGGCAACTTCGTCGGCACGTTCTTCGGTCGCGAGAAGAAGGAGTTCGGCTTCGCCGACCAGGGCATGTTCGACGCGATCGCCGCGGCCGACGCGGTGGTCGACCAGGACAAGCACGCGGACGCCTACAAGCAGGTGAACCGCGACATCATGAGCAAGTACCTGCCCGCGATCCCGGTGTCCCACTCGCCGCCGGCGATCGTGGTCAGCAGCAAGATCACGGGCCTCGTCCCGAGCCCGCTGACCGACGAGCGCTTCGACACGGTGAGCAAGGGCTGA
- a CDS encoding AfsR/SARP family transcriptional regulator: protein MSPVVEFRVLGPLQVLVDGEQVVVRAGRQRSLLVSLLMRAGAGVSVDELAEHIWGAEPPARARGTLQTYVMRLRQVLGPAVPIRTVPDGYLIDVDERTIDVMRFEQLVEEGERERAAGRLESASAIFTAALALWRGPAMVDVPSEVLHRDEVPRLGERRLHVEERRVEVDLELGRHAELIPELSRLTSEHPLRERLWAQLMVALYRSGRQADALGAYRRVSGLLAEQLGIDPGDELRRVHQQVLGGSPALDHGQNAPTARRDRVVPSQLPADIGDFVGREQAVQLIEALLRTAQGVPVVTLAGPPGVGKTALAVHAAHKLRHFFPDGQLYVNLRGYAQGPPLSAVDVLPRFLRAQGVPPESVPLDQDEQEAMFRSRLTDQQVLLVLDNAANAEQIRPLLPGSPGCAVLVTSRDTLRGLAVSHAASNVRLDVLDRSETRALLAGMLGEEVVASQSDAADELAELCAHLPLALRIAAANLLSRPEITIASYVEELRAGNRLAALAVEGDERAAVHAAFDLSYTALKPELASLFRLLSLAPGDITPDVAAALGGLTTQDARRRLDRLATANLVDNHAPGRYQFHDLLRDYATERREVEDDAAESAQASRRLLDWSIRTVDNATDAFKSTLLRLPRNDVVAGVTPRLFSTSADALAWLDAERSNLVGLVVHAADRQPDRDVWQLADALRRYFYTIGLPAEWLATAKAGLAVAQGSQDAVGEVAMLSSLGTLYWAIGQHRVAVDYFRRAIPIQQRTGAAPAVEAAVLSNLGTVYIEVGDLEQAAEHLERALVITRAIGALQQEGIAQLNLGGVYMQLGQLDRAVSSFEGALDVGNRLGAWMTQADSHRALAEAHLFLGRPQRAAELYERCGELYERAGARRFAHFSHEGLALAHVMRGSWAEAAREAEWAVGIAEELGNLKGLCDAKNALGEALCGLGRLAEAVERTTEALRIAEETGYPLGIVAARRSLALTHRAAGRLDEARYSATQALDSAARYRLRIAEADVLAVLGRVRLDQGDLAQALDLALRCLELSRATGQRCVHARAAHLAGDVLAARGDGAGARQHWETALEWFTAIGSPDADAVRAALDGGDRD from the coding sequence GTGAGCCCAGTGGTCGAGTTCCGCGTCCTCGGCCCGTTGCAGGTGCTGGTCGACGGCGAGCAGGTCGTGGTGCGGGCGGGTCGGCAGCGGTCGCTGCTGGTGTCGCTGCTCATGCGCGCCGGGGCCGGTGTCTCGGTGGACGAGTTGGCGGAGCACATCTGGGGCGCCGAGCCTCCCGCGCGGGCACGCGGCACGCTGCAGACCTACGTGATGCGGCTGCGGCAGGTGCTCGGCCCGGCCGTGCCGATCCGGACCGTCCCCGACGGTTACCTGATCGACGTCGACGAGCGCACGATCGACGTGATGCGGTTCGAGCAGCTCGTCGAGGAGGGCGAGCGGGAGCGGGCCGCGGGCAGGCTGGAGTCGGCGTCGGCGATCTTCACCGCGGCGCTGGCGCTGTGGCGCGGCCCGGCGATGGTGGACGTGCCGTCGGAGGTCCTGCACCGCGACGAAGTCCCCCGCCTGGGTGAACGCCGGCTGCACGTGGAGGAGCGGCGGGTCGAGGTCGACCTGGAGCTGGGCCGCCACGCCGAGCTGATCCCCGAGCTGTCCCGGCTGACCAGCGAGCACCCGCTGCGGGAGCGGCTGTGGGCGCAGCTCATGGTCGCGCTGTACCGGTCCGGGCGGCAGGCCGACGCGCTCGGCGCGTACCGGCGGGTCAGCGGGCTGCTGGCCGAGCAGCTCGGCATCGACCCCGGCGACGAGCTGCGGCGCGTGCACCAGCAGGTGCTCGGCGGGTCGCCCGCGCTCGACCACGGGCAGAACGCGCCCACCGCGCGGCGCGACCGGGTCGTGCCCTCGCAGCTCCCCGCCGACATCGGCGACTTCGTGGGCCGCGAGCAGGCCGTCCAGCTGATCGAGGCGCTGCTGCGGACCGCGCAGGGCGTGCCGGTGGTGACGCTGGCCGGTCCGCCCGGCGTGGGCAAGACGGCGCTGGCCGTGCACGCGGCGCACAAGCTGCGCCACTTCTTCCCCGACGGGCAGCTCTACGTCAACCTGCGCGGCTACGCCCAGGGCCCGCCGTTGAGCGCGGTGGACGTGCTGCCCCGGTTCCTGCGGGCCCAGGGCGTGCCGCCCGAGTCCGTGCCGCTGGACCAGGACGAGCAGGAGGCCATGTTCCGGTCCCGGCTGACCGACCAGCAGGTGCTGCTGGTGCTCGACAACGCGGCCAACGCCGAGCAGATCCGGCCGCTGCTGCCCGGCTCGCCGGGCTGCGCGGTGCTCGTGACCAGCCGTGACACGCTGCGCGGGCTGGCGGTCAGCCACGCCGCGTCCAACGTGCGGCTCGACGTGCTCGACCGGTCCGAGACGCGGGCGCTGCTGGCCGGGATGCTCGGCGAGGAGGTGGTCGCGTCGCAGTCCGACGCGGCCGACGAGCTGGCCGAGCTGTGCGCGCACCTGCCGCTGGCGCTGCGGATCGCGGCGGCCAACCTGCTGTCCCGGCCGGAGATCACCATCGCCTCGTACGTGGAGGAGCTGCGCGCGGGCAACCGGCTGGCGGCGCTGGCCGTGGAGGGCGACGAGCGGGCCGCCGTGCACGCGGCGTTCGACCTGTCGTACACGGCGCTCAAGCCGGAGCTGGCGTCGCTGTTCCGGCTGCTGTCGCTCGCGCCGGGCGACATCACGCCGGACGTGGCGGCGGCGTTGGGCGGGCTGACCACTCAGGACGCGCGGCGGCGGCTGGACCGGCTGGCCACCGCGAACCTCGTCGACAACCACGCGCCCGGCCGCTACCAGTTCCACGACCTGCTGCGCGACTACGCCACCGAGCGGCGCGAGGTCGAGGACGACGCGGCGGAGAGCGCGCAGGCGTCGCGGCGGCTGCTGGACTGGTCGATCCGGACGGTCGACAACGCCACCGACGCGTTCAAGAGCACGCTGCTGCGACTGCCGCGCAACGACGTGGTGGCGGGCGTCACCCCGCGCCTGTTCTCCACCTCGGCCGACGCCCTGGCCTGGTTGGACGCCGAGCGGAGCAACCTGGTGGGCCTCGTCGTGCACGCCGCCGACCGCCAGCCCGACCGGGACGTGTGGCAGCTGGCCGACGCGTTGCGGCGCTACTTCTACACGATCGGGCTACCCGCCGAGTGGCTGGCGACGGCCAAGGCGGGGCTCGCGGTCGCGCAGGGCTCACAGGACGCGGTCGGCGAGGTGGCGATGCTGTCGTCGCTGGGCACGCTGTACTGGGCGATCGGGCAGCACCGGGTGGCCGTCGACTACTTCCGCCGGGCGATCCCGATCCAGCAGCGCACCGGCGCCGCGCCCGCCGTCGAGGCGGCCGTGCTGTCCAACCTCGGCACCGTCTACATCGAGGTGGGCGACCTGGAGCAGGCCGCGGAACACCTGGAGCGGGCTCTCGTGATCACGCGGGCCATCGGGGCGTTGCAGCAGGAGGGCATCGCCCAGCTCAACCTGGGCGGGGTCTACATGCAGCTCGGGCAGCTCGACCGGGCCGTGTCGTCGTTCGAGGGCGCGCTGGACGTCGGCAACCGGCTCGGCGCGTGGATGACGCAGGCCGACAGCCACCGGGCGCTGGCCGAGGCGCACCTGTTCCTCGGTCGACCGCAGCGGGCCGCCGAGCTGTACGAGAGGTGCGGTGAGCTGTACGAACGGGCCGGCGCACGCCGGTTCGCGCACTTCTCGCACGAGGGTCTGGCGTTGGCGCACGTCATGCGGGGCAGCTGGGCCGAGGCCGCGCGCGAAGCCGAGTGGGCGGTCGGCATCGCCGAGGAGCTGGGCAACCTCAAGGGGCTGTGCGACGCGAAGAACGCCCTGGGTGAGGCGCTGTGCGGGTTGGGCAGGCTGGCGGAGGCGGTCGAGCGCACCACGGAGGCGCTGCGCATCGCCGAGGAGACCGGCTACCCGCTGGGCATCGTCGCGGCGCGGCGCAGCCTCGCGCTGACCCACCGGGCGGCGGGCAGGCTGGACGAGGCGCGGTACTCGGCGACCCAGGCGCTGGACAGCGCCGCCCGCTACCGGCTGCGCATCGCCGAGGCGGATGTGCTGGCCGTGCTCGGGCGGGTCCGGCTCGACCAGGGCGACCTGGCCCAGGCGCTCGACCTGGCGCTGCGGTGCCTGGAGCTGAGCCGCGCCACGGGGCAGCGGTGCGTGCACGCACGGGCCGCCCACCTGGCGGGTGACGTCCTGGCCGCCAGGGGCGACGGCGCGGGCGCACGACAGCACTGGGAGACGGCTCTGGAGTGGTTCACCGCGATCGGGTCGCCCGACGCGGACGCGGTGCGGGCGGCGCTGGACGGAGGCGACCGGGACTGA
- a CDS encoding uridine kinase family protein: MRLVAVDGPSGSGKSTFAARLALKLGATVVPTDHFATWTDPVSWWPRLVAEVLDPLRHGRAARYRRMEWAGGWARPGPWVDVPVPDVLIIEGVSAARRSIAPCLDEVIWVEVPDPEERLRRAVERDGEANRAHLRRWQAFERGWFAVDGTKARADRFVTPD, translated from the coding sequence GTGAGGCTCGTCGCGGTCGACGGGCCGTCGGGCTCGGGCAAGTCGACGTTCGCCGCGCGCCTGGCGTTGAAGCTGGGCGCGACCGTGGTGCCGACGGACCACTTCGCCACCTGGACGGACCCGGTGTCGTGGTGGCCGCGCCTGGTCGCCGAGGTCCTCGACCCGCTCCGGCACGGCCGCGCGGCCCGCTACCGGCGCATGGAGTGGGCCGGGGGCTGGGCGCGCCCCGGCCCGTGGGTGGACGTGCCGGTGCCGGACGTGCTGATCATCGAGGGCGTGTCGGCGGCCAGGCGCTCGATCGCCCCGTGCCTGGACGAGGTGATCTGGGTCGAGGTGCCCGACCCGGAGGAGCGGCTGCGCCGTGCCGTCGAACGGGACGGCGAGGCCAACCGCGCGCACCTGCGGCGCTGGCAGGCGTTCGAGCGCGGCTGGTTCGCCGTGGACGGCACGAAGGCGCGCGCCGACCGGTTCGTGACGCCGGACTGA
- the recR gene encoding recombination mediator RecR: protein MYEGPVQDLIDELGRLPGVGPKSAQRIAFHLLAADPADIGRLQDALQKVKDGVVFCDVCGNVSAETTCRICRDPRRDLTLICVVEEPKDVLAVERTREFKGRYHVLGGALDPLSGVGPDQLRIRQLLTRIGTEVSEIIIATDPNTEGEATATYLVRMLRDFPGLTVTRLASGLPMGGDLEFADELTLGRALSGRRSM from the coding sequence ATGTACGAGGGGCCCGTCCAGGACTTGATCGACGAGCTCGGCAGGCTGCCGGGCGTCGGTCCGAAGAGCGCGCAGCGCATCGCCTTCCACCTGCTCGCCGCGGACCCGGCCGACATCGGCCGGCTCCAGGACGCGCTGCAGAAGGTCAAGGACGGCGTGGTGTTCTGCGACGTGTGCGGCAACGTCTCGGCCGAGACGACCTGCCGCATCTGTCGCGACCCGCGCCGCGACCTGACCCTGATCTGCGTGGTGGAGGAGCCGAAGGACGTGCTCGCGGTCGAGCGGACCCGGGAGTTCAAGGGCCGCTACCACGTCCTGGGCGGCGCGCTCGACCCGTTGTCGGGCGTCGGGCCGGACCAGCTGCGGATCAGGCAGCTGCTCACCCGGATCGGCACGGAGGTGTCGGAGATCATCATCGCCACGGACCCGAACACGGAGGGCGAGGCCACGGCCACCTACCTGGTGCGGATGCTGCGGGACTTCCCCGGCCTCACCGTGACCAGGCTCGCGTCGGGCCTGCCGATGGGCGGGGACCTGGAGTTCGCCGACGAGCTCACCCTGGGCCGGGCCCTGTCGGGCCGGCGCAGCATGTGA
- a CDS encoding YbaB/EbfC family nucleoid-associated protein — MQQILQQAQKMQQQLAEAQQELAEAEVTGTAGGGLVTAVVSGGGELKSLDIDPKAVDPDDVETLSDLVVAAVRDANRAAQELAAQKMGPLASGMGGMDDLGGLGKLFG; from the coding sequence ATGCAGCAAATCCTCCAGCAGGCGCAGAAGATGCAGCAGCAGCTCGCTGAAGCCCAGCAGGAGCTGGCCGAGGCCGAGGTGACCGGCACCGCCGGTGGCGGTCTGGTCACCGCCGTCGTGTCCGGCGGTGGCGAGCTCAAGAGCCTGGACATCGATCCGAAGGCGGTCGACCCGGACGACGTCGAGACGCTGTCCGACCTGGTCGTCGCGGCCGTGCGGGACGCCAACCGCGCGGCGCAGGAGTTGGCGGCCCAGAAGATGGGCCCGCTGGCCAGCGGCATGGGCGGGATGGACGACCTGGGCGGTCTCGGGAAGCTGTTCGGCTGA
- a CDS encoding DNA polymerase III subunit gamma and tau, producing MALALYRKYRPATFGEVVGQEHVTEPLRTALAAGRVNHAYLFSGPRGCGKTSSARIMARSLNCVQGPTPDPCGECNSCVGLAPNGPGSVDVVELDAASHGGVDDARELRDKAFYAPAESRYRVFIIDEAHMVTTQGFNALLKIVEEPPEHLIFIFATTEPDKVLPTIRSRTHHYPFRLIPPSSMRALLERNCAAEGVAVEPSVFPLVIRAGGGSARDTQSVMDQLLSGAGPEGVRYERAIALLGVTDVALIDDVVDGLAQGDGSAVFGTIDRLVDAGHDPRRFASDLLDRLRDLVLLHAVPDAAERGLVSAPDDELAKMIAQRDATRPATVTRWAEILHQGLTEMRGSTAPRLLLELVSARMLLPSVGDAESGLLQRLEQLERHGPPAGGASAGPAPETRFQRPSQRAADPAPAQAAAPAAPATSTAPASPPVAAPAPSAGPPGLPPPPVLRSAAMRSAGSTPSAGEGTPAAPHAAGSPAAAPQAGGPSAVAPQAGPPHAAVPHPGADERGQGAGPHAAPPSGAPGEWPAATPPAGVPAAPAPAAQAAPAPSAGGIDAAEVRRRWSELLGVVRGASRSTEAMLTNATVADVDGTTVTLAHTSAPLARRLAEPRNADAIAAAFAQVLGGTWQVKCVHGDASAAAPTRQAPQKPQRPAPTRPSQAQQPGQDQGRRAEPSRSAPSGRPPVDDVPPPPEPPEPDEPLPPEPVDEEEMLAEAALPGDADDQRLDPEAVVLKLLADELGARPLKG from the coding sequence GTGGCGCTCGCCCTCTACCGCAAGTACCGTCCGGCGACCTTCGGCGAGGTCGTCGGTCAGGAGCACGTCACCGAACCGCTGCGCACCGCCCTGGCGGCCGGTCGGGTCAACCACGCGTACCTGTTCTCCGGGCCGCGCGGCTGCGGCAAGACGTCCAGCGCCCGGATCATGGCCCGCTCCCTGAACTGCGTGCAGGGCCCGACCCCCGACCCGTGCGGCGAGTGCAACTCGTGCGTCGGCCTCGCGCCCAACGGTCCCGGCAGCGTGGACGTGGTGGAGCTCGACGCGGCCAGCCACGGCGGCGTGGACGACGCCCGCGAGCTGCGGGACAAGGCGTTCTACGCGCCCGCCGAGTCGCGGTACCGGGTGTTCATCATCGACGAGGCGCACATGGTCACCACGCAGGGCTTCAACGCCCTGCTGAAGATCGTGGAGGAGCCGCCCGAGCACCTGATCTTCATCTTCGCCACCACCGAGCCGGACAAGGTGCTGCCCACCATCCGCTCGCGCACGCACCACTACCCGTTCCGGCTGATCCCGCCGAGCTCGATGCGGGCGCTGCTGGAGCGCAACTGCGCCGCCGAGGGCGTGGCGGTCGAGCCGTCGGTGTTCCCGCTGGTCATCCGCGCGGGCGGTGGGTCGGCGCGGGACACGCAGTCGGTGATGGACCAGCTGCTGTCCGGCGCGGGCCCCGAGGGCGTGCGCTACGAGCGGGCGATCGCGCTGCTCGGCGTGACCGACGTGGCGCTGATCGACGACGTGGTGGACGGCCTCGCGCAGGGCGACGGTTCGGCGGTGTTCGGCACGATCGACCGCCTGGTCGACGCCGGGCACGACCCGCGCCGCTTCGCGTCCGACCTGCTCGACCGGCTGCGCGACCTGGTGCTGCTGCACGCCGTGCCGGACGCGGCGGAGCGCGGCCTGGTGTCCGCGCCGGACGACGAGCTGGCCAAGATGATCGCGCAACGCGACGCGACCCGGCCCGCGACGGTCACGCGTTGGGCGGAGATCCTGCACCAGGGCTTGACCGAGATGCGCGGCTCGACCGCGCCCCGCCTGCTGCTCGAGCTGGTGAGCGCGCGGATGCTGCTGCCGTCGGTCGGCGACGCCGAGTCGGGCCTGCTGCAACGCCTGGAACAGCTCGAACGCCACGGTCCACCGGCCGGTGGCGCGTCGGCGGGGCCCGCGCCGGAGACCCGCTTCCAGCGCCCCTCGCAACGCGCCGCGGACCCCGCGCCGGCCCAGGCCGCCGCACCGGCCGCACCCGCGACGAGCACCGCTCCGGCCTCGCCCCCGGTCGCCGCGCCCGCACCGAGTGCCGGCCCGCCCGGGCTGCCCCCGCCCCCGGTGCTGCGGTCGGCCGCCATGAGGTCGGCGGGCAGCACTCCGAGCGCCGGCGAAGGCACTCCCGCCGCACCGCACGCCGCCGGGTCACCCGCCGCCGCGCCGCAGGCCGGTGGGCCGTCCGCGGTCGCGCCCCAAGCCGGCCCACCGCACGCCGCCGTGCCGCACCCGGGTGCGGACGAGCGCGGCCAAGGTGCCGGTCCGCACGCCGCGCCGCCGTCCGGTGCGCCGGGCGAGTGGCCGGCCGCCACGCCGCCCGCCGGCGTGCCCGCGGCCCCCGCACCGGCGGCCCAGGCCGCACCCGCGCCGTCCGCCGGCGGCATCGACGCGGCCGAGGTGCGTCGGCGCTGGTCGGAGCTGTTGGGCGTGGTCCGCGGCGCCAGTCGCAGCACCGAGGCGATGCTCACCAACGCCACCGTCGCCGACGTGGACGGCACCACCGTCACCCTCGCCCACACCTCCGCGCCGCTGGCCCGCCGGCTCGCCGAACCGCGCAACGCCGACGCCATCGCCGCCGCGTTCGCGCAGGTCCTCGGCGGCACCTGGCAGGTGAAGTGCGTGCACGGCGACGCGAGCGCCGCCGCACCGACCCGCCAGGCGCCGCAGAAGCCGCAACGGCCCGCGCCGACCAGGCCGAGCCAGGCGCAGCAGCCGGGGCAGGACCAGGGCCGGCGAGCCGAGCCGAGCCGGTCCGCGCCGTCGGGCCGCCCGCCCGTGGACGACGTGCCGCCGCCGCCCGAGCCGCCGGAGCCCGATGAGCCCCTCCCGCCGGAGCCGGTGGACGAGGAGGAGATGCTGGCCGAGGCCGCCCTCCCCGGCGACGCGGACGACCAGCGGCTCGACCCGGAGGCCGTGGTGCTCAAGCTCCTCGCCGACGAGCTTGGCGCTCGGCCGTTGAAGGGCTGA
- a CDS encoding iron-siderophore ABC transporter substrate-binding protein, with the protein MKRGLVVVLSALLLAACGGGGGGSEPASSGVTVDTRFGPVTVEEPPTRVVALGWSDAETALALGVRPVGASDWLAFGGKGVGPWAEGLYQQAPTLLGTTEIDYEAVAALQPDLILNTRSDNDPKKHETLSRIAPTIGAPKDVIPYGTSWRQQVALVAKALGKVSEGEAIVADLDAKFAANKKFEGKTAVVGAYFDGKFGAYVSGDPRADFMKAIGFTLREDVEDLASGTFYVDISAERLDLLAADLSVLFPIGGDASALKANPLVPEKALVLEDKNLVNAFSSGSSLGMAYALDHAVPRFTAALG; encoded by the coding sequence ATGAAGCGTGGACTCGTGGTCGTCCTGTCCGCCCTGCTCCTGGCCGCTTGCGGTGGTGGTGGCGGCGGGTCCGAGCCGGCGTCGTCCGGGGTGACGGTCGACACGCGGTTCGGTCCGGTGACGGTCGAGGAGCCGCCGACCCGCGTCGTGGCGTTGGGCTGGTCGGACGCGGAGACGGCGCTCGCGCTCGGTGTGCGGCCCGTGGGCGCGAGCGACTGGCTGGCGTTCGGCGGCAAGGGCGTCGGGCCGTGGGCGGAAGGGCTCTACCAGCAGGCGCCGACGCTGCTCGGCACCACCGAGATCGACTACGAGGCCGTCGCCGCGCTCCAGCCCGACCTGATCCTCAACACCCGGTCGGACAACGACCCGAAGAAGCACGAGACGCTGTCCAGGATCGCGCCGACGATCGGCGCGCCGAAGGACGTGATCCCGTACGGCACGTCGTGGCGGCAGCAGGTCGCCCTGGTCGCGAAGGCGCTGGGCAAGGTGTCCGAGGGCGAGGCGATCGTCGCCGACCTGGACGCGAAGTTCGCCGCGAACAAGAAGTTCGAGGGCAAGACCGCCGTGGTCGGCGCGTACTTCGACGGCAAGTTCGGCGCGTACGTCTCCGGCGACCCCCGTGCCGACTTCATGAAGGCCATCGGCTTCACGCTCCGCGAGGACGTCGAGGACCTGGCCTCGGGCACCTTCTACGTCGACATCTCCGCCGAGCGGCTGGACCTGCTCGCCGCCGACCTGAGCGTGCTGTTCCCCATCGGCGGTGACGCGTCCGCGCTCAAGGCCAACCCGCTGGTGCCGGAGAAGGCGTTGGTCCTGGAGGACAAGAACCTCGTCAACGCCTTCTCCAGCGGTTCGTCGCTCGGCATGGCCTACGCGCTGGACCACGCCGTGCCGCGGTTCACCGCGGCGCTCGGCTAG